From the genome of Oncorhynchus keta strain PuntledgeMale-10-30-2019 unplaced genomic scaffold, Oket_V2 Un_contig_29541_pilon_pilon, whole genome shotgun sequence, one region includes:
- the LOC127923398 gene encoding glycerol-3-phosphate dehydrogenase 1-like protein, translating into MASPLKVCIVGSGNWGSAIARIIGSNAQALQRFATTVKMWVFEENVDSRNLTDIINTDHENVKYLPGYRLPDNVVAVPQLQDAAEGADLLVFVVPHQFIRKLCDEMVGCVSSQARGITLIKVR; encoded by the exons ATGGCGTCGCCTCTGAAAGTGTGCATTGTCGGCTCTGGAAACTG GGGTTCAGCCATTGCCAGGATAATCGGCAGTAATGCTCAGGCCCTGCAGCGTTTCGCCACCACAGTCAAGATGTGGGTGTTTGAGGAGAACGTGGACAGCAGGAATCTCACAGACATCATCAACACAGACCATGAGAATGTCAAGTACCTGCCTGGATACAGGCTGCCTGACAACGTG GTGGCTGTACCTCAGCTCCAGGATGCTGCTGAGGGGGCTGACCTCCTAGTGTTCGTGGTTCCTCACCAGTTCATCAGGAAGCTGTGTGATGAGATGGTGGGCTGTGTCTCCTCCCAGGCCAGGGGAATCACACTCATTAAGGTAAGA